The Candidatus Peregrinibacteria bacterium sequence ATTCGGGATCTTGTATGAGTCCAAATCCAAATGGTCCAATTGCAACTCCTGCGATGAGATAAGCAAGGATGAGTGGCTGCTTCAAGGAATATGAAATTACCGCCACCACCGCAGAAGAAACAATAACGAGCCCGATATCAAACGTAACCTGCTCCATGAATAATAAAAATTAGAGACCCCGAACTTGATGAAAAAGCTTTCCCTGACCTAGAAATACGTGAATGGACATAATTCCTTCAGCGTACATTTTTTGCATGGAATCATCGGCATAAAAAGCGATATGAGGTGTGATGATGACTCTTGGATGGTGAATAAGATTCTGATCTTTCTCAATATTTTGTTCGTGTTCCAAAACATCAAGAGCAGCATACGCAATTTTTCCAGAGATAAGCCCATTCAGAAGAGCTTTTGTATCAATAATGCCACCTCTCGCCGTATTTACGAGAATAACGCCGTCTTTCATTTTTTTGATAGTTTTCGCATTCACTATGTGTTTTGTATTTTTGAGAAGGGGAACATGAAAGGAAATGATATCGCTCTTTCTCCATATTTTTTCCAAAGAAACATATTCAAAATGACTTTCCCGCGCAAGACTCTCATCCGGATTCGGGTCATACGCAATGACATTCATAAGGAATCCGAGCGAGGCAATACGTGCAACATTTTTCCCGATTTTTCCCATTCCGACAATTCCCAGAGTTTTTCCTTGGAGGGCAATTCCGCGAAGACCGTGGTAGTCAAAGTTTTTCTGCCCCACGCGAATTTCGCCAGCGCCTATTTGTCTTATAGAAGAGAGCAATATTGCGAAAACATGCTCAGCGATAACATGTGATCCATAATCAGGGACATTACAGACCGGAATACTTCGTTCCTGAGCAGCACGGAGGTCAATGTGGTTATATCCAACAGATCTCGTCACAACGAGTTTGAGATTTTTGAGTCCATAGATAACTTTTTTCGTAATGGGAGAATAGATGAAGATGCAGAGCACCTCAGCATTGGGATATTTTTTGATAATTTGTTCATCCGTAAGAACCGTATTCTCAATTTTTGCTTGAGGAAAAGCCTTGAGAATAGTTTTTTCATCTTCTGTATCTACCTCGAGAAATACAATATTTTCAGGAGAAATTTTTTGTTTTTTGGA is a genomic window containing:
- a CDS encoding phosphoglycerate dehydrogenase encodes the protein MSKKQKISPENIVFLEVDTEDEKTILKAFPQAKIENTVLTDEQIIKKYPNAEVLCIFIYSPITKKVIYGLKNLKLVVTRSVGYNHIDLRAAQERSIPVCNVPDYGSHVIAEHVFAILLSSIRQIGAGEIRVGQKNFDYHGLRGIALQGKTLGIVGMGKIGKNVARIASLGFLMNVIAYDPNPDESLARESHFEYVSLEKIWRKSDIISFHVPLLKNTKHIVNAKTIKKMKDGVILVNTARGGIIDTKALLNGLISGKIAYAALDVLEHEQNIEKDQNLIHHPRVIITPHIAFYADDSMQKMYAEGIMSIHVFLGQGKLFHQVRGL